One Deltaproteobacteria bacterium genomic window carries:
- a CDS encoding TRAP transporter substrate-binding protein, giving the protein MKKTTVLAAFMVAVFGIIVVLPPALVGAETIELKFATAFSPKHTMQTKVFEPWAEKISKMTNGQVKVTFFPGGALGKTPDHYALAEKGIADIVYILHDYTPGRFPMTSVFELPFMVPSAQKTSVAMWKVYEQFPEFQKEYGKVKLLALFCHDPGGFNSVKKPIKTIEDFKGMKFRTANPHVTKALKLFGAVPVNMPVTDTYTALERGVVDGTVLPWEGNFVFKLAELLKYGTEADFYTMTMMVVMNKKKYDSLPDDVKKAIDQTTGMVMSEEAGRVYDAVRPVMKKLCMDKGMEAIQLSPEERNRLKELSLPLRAEWIEDMDKKGLPGKAVLDAAVKLTGE; this is encoded by the coding sequence ATGAAGAAAACAACAGTATTGGCGGCGTTTATGGTGGCGGTTTTTGGTATCATAGTCGTTCTACCCCCGGCGCTTGTCGGGGCCGAGACAATAGAACTGAAGTTTGCCACGGCCTTTTCCCCCAAGCATACCATGCAGACAAAGGTATTCGAACCCTGGGCCGAAAAAATCAGCAAGATGACGAATGGACAGGTCAAGGTAACCTTCTTCCCCGGCGGCGCCCTGGGAAAGACCCCGGATCATTATGCGCTGGCGGAAAAAGGGATCGCGGACATCGTCTATATCCTGCATGATTATACCCCCGGCCGGTTCCCCATGACCTCGGTGTTCGAGCTCCCCTTTATGGTTCCCTCAGCCCAGAAGACCTCAGTAGCCATGTGGAAGGTTTATGAGCAGTTTCCTGAGTTTCAAAAAGAGTATGGGAAGGTGAAACTCCTTGCGCTTTTCTGTCACGATCCCGGTGGATTCAATTCGGTTAAAAAGCCGATAAAAACCATCGAGGATTTCAAGGGGATGAAATTCAGGACCGCAAATCCGCACGTGACCAAGGCGCTCAAATTGTTCGGCGCAGTCCCGGTCAATATGCCGGTAACCGATACCTACACGGCCCTTGAAAGAGGCGTCGTGGATGGGACCGTCCTTCCGTGGGAGGGCAATTTTGTCTTCAAACTGGCCGAGCTCTTAAAATATGGGACAGAGGCCGATTTTTACACCATGACCATGATGGTGGTCATGAACAAGAAAAAATATGATTCCCTGCCGGATGATGTAAAAAAAGCGATTGACCAGACAACGGGAATGGTCATGTCGGAAGAGGCCGGAAGGGTGTACGATGCGGTAAGGCCTGTCATGAAAAAGCTCTGCATGGATAAGGGGATGGAAGCCATTCAGCTCTCTCCTGAGGAAAGAAACCGGTTGAAGGAGTTGTCCTTGCCCCTCAGGGCTGAATGGATAGAGGATATGGATAAAAAAGGTCTTCCGGGAAAGGCCGTATTGGATGCCGCGGTGAAACTGACCGGCGAATAG
- a CDS encoding TRAP transporter small permease, producing MKAVSDKLGRISASLAYVGACSLFGIMCLTTADVIGRYFFNAPILGVFELTEFMVLILIFSFLAYTQLSKTHVSVDLLISLFPKKLQIYIELFNHSLCLILMGLITYMGFVRALELVEFGEASPNLGLPIYPFVFFLVLGCLVMCIEYVRDLLRLFGDRKETVDS from the coding sequence ATGAAAGCCGTTTCCGACAAATTGGGGCGAATAAGCGCCTCCCTTGCCTATGTGGGGGCCTGCTCGCTGTTCGGCATCATGTGTCTCACCACGGCCGATGTGATAGGCCGATATTTCTTTAATGCGCCGATCCTGGGCGTCTTTGAGCTGACCGAGTTTATGGTCCTGATCCTGATTTTTTCTTTTCTTGCATATACCCAATTGAGCAAAACCCATGTCTCCGTAGACCTGTTGATTTCCCTCTTTCCTAAAAAACTTCAGATATATATCGAGCTGTTCAACCATTCCCTCTGCCTGATCCTTATGGGCCTGATTACCTACATGGGTTTTGTAAGGGCCCTTGAGCTGGTTGAATTCGGAGAGGCCTCCCCCAATCTGGGCCTCCCCATTTATCCCTTTGTTTTCTTTCTTGTCCTGGGATGCCTCGTAATGTGCATTGAATATGTACGGGATCTGCTGAGATTATTCGGCGATAGAAAGGAGACCGTCGATTCATGA
- a CDS encoding AMP-binding protein, which yields MNIARNLERSAHFFPSRPVISEGDSDISFARLNDRANRIATGLIRLGIQPGDPVALCAPNSGDWLAFYFGVLKAGAVAVTMSSLLKASELATSINDSLPKIIYAHENKLDDLKGMKRPGVLEKIICPGGDLDLAGLADAGSGSFKALERDRSDTAAILFTGGTTGIPKGVLLSHENIYTAIQNVVFNERSNENDRALCFLPFNHVFGQMHIMNATILSGGCLELLPSFDMEKILNAMATGRVTKLFAVPTVYVRLLSLDRIKEKLGSVRYCFSAAASMAAEVVRHWKDETGLSIHEAYGMTESASMVTYNHYLRHVVGSVGTPVSGEEVQIRDLEGNIKETGEEGEICIRGRNIMKGYLNKPEETASVFWDEWFRSGDLGQMDDHGYLYIVDRLKDMIITGGENVYPREIEEVLYTLPEVEECTVIGLPDNEWGERVTAVIIPKPGMKIDAAEFSSRLKARLSPFKVPKEYRIVKEFPKSAAGKILKRELRKKYLKEN from the coding sequence CAACGGGGCTGATCCGCCTGGGAATCCAGCCTGGGGACCCCGTCGCCCTCTGCGCCCCCAACTCAGGGGACTGGCTGGCCTTTTATTTCGGGGTGTTGAAGGCGGGTGCAGTGGCGGTGACCATGTCCAGTCTCCTTAAAGCGAGTGAGCTGGCTACGTCCATAAACGACTCTCTTCCGAAGATCATTTATGCGCACGAAAATAAGCTGGATGATCTGAAAGGAATGAAGCGGCCCGGTGTCCTGGAGAAAATTATCTGTCCGGGCGGAGATCTGGACCTGGCCGGCTTGGCTGACGCAGGTTCAGGATCATTCAAGGCCTTGGAACGGGATAGGTCGGATACCGCAGCGATCCTCTTTACCGGCGGTACTACAGGAATTCCCAAAGGGGTTCTTCTCAGCCACGAGAACATTTACACGGCCATCCAGAATGTGGTTTTCAATGAACGGTCCAACGAAAACGACCGGGCCCTCTGCTTTCTTCCCTTCAACCATGTATTCGGGCAGATGCACATCATGAATGCCACCATATTGAGCGGGGGTTGTCTGGAACTGCTCCCATCATTTGATATGGAGAAGATCTTGAATGCCATGGCAACCGGACGGGTGACCAAACTTTTTGCGGTGCCCACGGTGTATGTCCGTCTTCTCTCATTGGATCGTATTAAAGAGAAATTGGGATCCGTCCGCTACTGCTTTTCAGCAGCGGCCAGCATGGCCGCAGAAGTCGTTCGTCACTGGAAAGACGAGACAGGGCTGTCGATTCATGAGGCCTATGGCATGACAGAGAGCGCGTCCATGGTTACCTACAACCATTATTTACGTCATGTGGTCGGTTCCGTAGGAACCCCTGTTTCCGGGGAGGAGGTCCAGATACGAGATCTTGAAGGAAATATCAAAGAAACAGGGGAAGAAGGCGAGATCTGCATTCGCGGGCGGAATATCATGAAGGGGTATCTGAACAAGCCTGAAGAAACCGCCTCTGTTTTCTGGGACGAATGGTTCAGGAGTGGTGATCTCGGCCAGATGGACGATCATGGATACCTGTATATCGTAGACCGGTTGAAGGATATGATCATTACCGGCGGTGAAAATGTTTATCCCCGGGAAATCGAAGAAGTTCTCTATACCCTGCCGGAGGTGGAAGAATGCACGGTGATCGGACTTCCGGACAATGAATGGGGGGAACGGGTTACCGCCGTGATCATTCCCAAGCCCGGCATGAAGATCGATGCGGCCGAGTTTTCGTCCCGGTTAAAAGCCAGGCTCTCCCCGTTTAAGGTTCCAAAGGAATATCGTATCGTTAAAGAGTTCCCCAAGAGCGCAGCCGGTAAAATATTGAAACGGGAACTCAGAAAAAAATATCTCAAGGAGAATTGA
- the gpmA gene encoding 2,3-diphosphoglycerate-dependent phosphoglycerate mutase, which produces MHKVVLLRHGESIWNKENLFTGWTDVDLSEHGKQEAEDAGHILKQEGYTFDIAFTSVLKRAIRTLWIVLDEMDLMWIPVHRHWRLNERHYGALQGLNKAETAKRFGEKQVLIWRRSYDTRPPSLEKTDERYPGNDPRYKDLSEAELPVTECLKDTVERFMPYWRESIEPVIRSGQRVIIAAHGNSLRALVKYLDHIPDDDIVSLNIPTGMPLVYELDNDLKAVDRYYLGDPELVKKAMAAVARQGKSKQPQ; this is translated from the coding sequence ATGCACAAGGTCGTCCTGCTTCGCCACGGCGAAAGCATATGGAATAAGGAAAACCTGTTCACCGGATGGACGGATGTGGATCTTTCCGAACACGGGAAACAGGAGGCAGAAGATGCCGGTCACATACTGAAACAAGAGGGCTATACCTTTGATATCGCCTTTACTTCGGTTTTGAAAAGAGCCATCCGGACGCTCTGGATCGTCCTCGATGAGATGGATCTCATGTGGATCCCTGTCCACCGGCACTGGCGCCTGAACGAACGCCATTACGGCGCCCTTCAGGGCCTTAATAAGGCGGAGACGGCGAAGCGGTTCGGCGAAAAGCAGGTCCTGATCTGGCGCAGGTCTTATGATACGCGGCCCCCGTCCCTGGAAAAGACGGATGAGCGATACCCGGGTAATGACCCCCGATACAAGGATCTGTCCGAAGCAGAACTCCCTGTTACGGAGTGTCTCAAAGATACGGTGGAACGGTTTATGCCGTACTGGAGGGAGAGCATTGAGCCTGTGATCCGGTCCGGTCAACGGGTGATCATCGCAGCCCATGGCAACAGCCTGCGTGCCCTGGTCAAATACCTGGATCATATTCCCGATGATGACATCGTGAGCCTCAACATCCCTACGGGCATGCCCCTCGTCTATGAGCTGGACAATGATCTGAAAGCGGTGGATCGCTACTATCTGGGAGACCCGGAGCTGGTAAAAAAGGCCATGGCCGCGGTGGCGCGTCAGGGGAAGTCAAAACAACCACAATAA
- a CDS encoding TRAP transporter large permease has product MSPEMIGMIGILLMFILLAMGMYIGIAMALVGFLGLCIIVGWDSGMSILGITPLAEGSSYTLSVIPLFVLMGQFAFISGISTDIYKTVYAWMGRFRGGLAMATVCACAGFAAVCGSSLATGATMGMVAIPEMDKYKYNQRLSTGCVAAGGTLGILIPPSIGFVIYGILTQESIGRLFMAGIVPGILLAVLFILTIYLQCKLNPEMGPRGESTTWGVKIRSLSGTWGILLLIFIVMGGLYMGIVTPTEAAGVGAFGSFVIALLKGKLSVQGLIQCLLETGKTTAMIFLIIIGANIFSSFLGLARIPMGLADFIAGLALPKIVILMAIILIYVMMGCVMDCYAIMILTVPIIFPVIEALQFDPIWFGVLMVIVLEVGLITPPVGLNVFVLKAAAPNVPLTVIFRGILPFLAAALLLIILLILFPQLALFLPSRM; this is encoded by the coding sequence ATGAGCCCTGAAATGATAGGCATGATCGGGATTTTACTGATGTTCATCCTCCTTGCCATGGGGATGTATATCGGCATTGCCATGGCCTTGGTGGGGTTCCTGGGTCTGTGCATCATTGTGGGGTGGGATTCCGGCATGAGTATCCTGGGGATCACGCCCTTGGCTGAGGGATCGTCCTATACCCTGAGTGTGATACCCCTTTTCGTCCTCATGGGGCAGTTTGCCTTTATCTCAGGCATCAGCACCGATATTTACAAGACCGTATATGCATGGATGGGCCGGTTTCGAGGGGGGCTGGCCATGGCGACCGTCTGCGCCTGCGCCGGCTTTGCCGCAGTCTGCGGGTCTTCCCTTGCCACCGGCGCCACCATGGGCATGGTGGCAATCCCTGAGATGGACAAGTATAAATACAACCAAAGGCTCTCCACAGGCTGCGTGGCCGCGGGCGGGACATTGGGAATTCTGATTCCGCCGAGCATCGGGTTTGTCATATACGGGATTCTGACGCAGGAATCCATCGGCAGATTGTTTATGGCGGGAATCGTGCCGGGGATACTGCTTGCCGTCTTGTTTATTCTGACGATTTATCTGCAATGCAAGCTCAACCCGGAGATGGGTCCCCGTGGGGAGTCAACAACATGGGGGGTGAAAATCAGGTCCCTGTCCGGTACGTGGGGTATCCTTCTCCTCATTTTCATCGTCATGGGCGGGCTGTACATGGGCATCGTCACACCAACCGAAGCGGCTGGTGTAGGCGCCTTCGGGTCCTTTGTTATCGCCTTGCTCAAGGGGAAGTTAAGCGTGCAGGGCCTCATTCAATGCCTCCTTGAAACGGGTAAGACCACGGCCATGATCTTCTTGATCATCATCGGGGCAAACATCTTTTCCTCTTTCCTGGGATTGGCCAGAATTCCGATGGGTCTTGCGGACTTCATCGCCGGACTTGCCCTGCCAAAAATCGTCATCCTGATGGCCATTATCCTGATTTATGTCATGATGGGGTGTGTGATGGATTGCTATGCCATCATGATCCTCACAGTCCCCATCATCTTCCCTGTAATAGAGGCCCTCCAATTCGATCCTATCTGGTTCGGCGTTTTGATGGTGATTGTCCTGGAGGTGGGGTTGATAACGCCCCCCGTAGGCCTGAATGTTTTTGTCTTGAAAGCAGCGGCCCCCAATGTCCCCCTGACCGTCATTTTCCGGGGAATCCTGCCCTTCCTGGCGGCGGCCCTGCTGTTGATCATTCTGTTAATCCTTTTCCCCCAGCTTGCCCTTTTTCTGCCGTCGCGGATGTGA
- a CDS encoding GntR family transcriptional regulator yields MQKIHATTLHQEIVSRIRKMIQKGILVRGQKVSEKDLCESMGVSRTPVREALRQLTSEGLIQLIPHKGAFVSQPCIEEISDLFEVMGVLEGACARLAVIRMKERDLQKIEALHEVLESHFRNRDHEAYLKTNHIIHAFIQELTGNRVLNDLINGLRQKILLYRQRQLYQPERFDQSIQEHRNLIGAFRTRDSDSAESLMKHHLLMQCKALVGLYASKEAEEGKVAAAR; encoded by the coding sequence ATGCAAAAAATCCATGCCACGACCCTGCACCAGGAAATCGTCTCCCGAATACGGAAGATGATCCAGAAGGGGATCTTGGTCAGGGGCCAAAAGGTGAGCGAAAAGGACCTCTGCGAATCCATGGGGGTCAGCCGAACCCCTGTCCGCGAGGCCCTCCGACAGCTCACATCAGAGGGGCTCATCCAACTCATCCCCCACAAGGGCGCCTTTGTCAGTCAGCCCTGTATTGAAGAGATCAGCGATCTGTTCGAAGTCATGGGCGTGCTGGAGGGGGCATGCGCCCGGCTCGCCGTGATCCGCATGAAGGAAAGAGACCTTCAGAAAATCGAAGCCCTCCACGAAGTACTCGAAAGCCACTTCCGAAACAGGGACCATGAAGCCTATCTGAAGACCAATCATATCATTCATGCGTTTATACAGGAATTGACCGGAAACAGGGTGTTAAACGACCTGATCAACGGCCTGAGGCAGAAGATCCTCCTCTATCGCCAGCGACAGCTTTACCAGCCGGAGCGCTTTGACCAATCCATTCAGGAACATCGGAACCTGATTGGGGCATTTCGGACGCGAGACTCCGATTCAGCGGAATCCTTGATGAAGCACCATCTCCTCATGCAGTGCAAGGCCCTTGTCGGGCTGTATGCCAGCAAGGAGGCGGAAGAAGGAAAAGTGGCGGCGGCACGATAA
- a CDS encoding HD domain-containing protein has translation MVSKHRLMEIRKERLVEVSGNIRDYKDFDVYYLDPGLCKFLLYKPRGVDIDRVRIEEGKIPPKLYVSLSDRIHHVSRHQQRYNAELKMVLRANPAKSKLLLKKALDLSLATPAPEIFHSLGKTLDVIVDGYLANPEIVKNMLDIAAKDDSTSAHSVNVMLYCLGYARAAGLSLEELKLFGLIGLLHDVGKIRVPDTILKAPRKLSPAEFETITHHPDDGYGILSQTRLDHKIRTVALQHHERLDGSGYPRKPPRDRLLPESMVLAVIDTYEALTNWRPYKDPMDPIEALQLIKEEVVKGKLDPEAFGIFARSLIGSK, from the coding sequence ATGGTTTCCAAACACCGACTTATGGAGATAAGGAAGGAGCGCCTGGTCGAAGTCTCCGGAAATATAAGAGATTATAAAGATTTTGATGTGTATTATCTGGACCCGGGCCTGTGCAAGTTCCTCCTGTACAAACCCAGGGGCGTCGACATCGATCGGGTCAGAATAGAGGAGGGCAAAATTCCTCCCAAACTGTACGTGTCCTTGTCTGACAGGATTCATCATGTCTCCCGCCATCAGCAGAGGTACAACGCCGAACTGAAAATGGTCCTAAGGGCCAATCCCGCCAAGTCAAAGCTATTGTTGAAAAAGGCCCTGGATTTGAGTCTGGCAACCCCGGCGCCCGAGATCTTCCATTCCCTGGGAAAGACCCTGGATGTGATTGTGGACGGCTATCTGGCAAACCCGGAGATTGTCAAGAACATGCTCGACATCGCAGCCAAAGACGATTCAACCTCAGCCCACTCTGTAAACGTTATGCTGTATTGCCTGGGCTATGCCCGCGCAGCGGGACTTTCCCTTGAAGAATTGAAACTGTTTGGCCTCATCGGATTGCTTCACGATGTCGGAAAAATACGGGTCCCCGACACCATTCTGAAAGCCCCCCGCAAATTGAGCCCTGCCGAGTTTGAAACCATCACCCATCACCCGGACGATGGATATGGTATTCTGTCCCAGACGAGATTGGATCACAAGATCCGCACCGTGGCCCTGCAGCATCACGAGAGACTGGACGGATCAGGTTATCCAAGAAAACCGCCCCGAGACAGACTGCTGCCAGAATCCATGGTCCTGGCAGTGATCGATACCTATGAGGCATTGACAAACTGGCGGCCATACAAGGATCCGATGGATCCTATCGAGGCGCTCCAGCTCATCAAGGAAGAGGTCGTGAAAGGGAAGCTTGACCCGGAGGCATTTGGAATCTTTGCACGGAGTCTCATAGGCTCCAAATAA
- a CDS encoding PilZ domain-containing protein, whose amino-acid sequence MTGTKDHIRGKDILNLIEQLQRERTLVNMRLRRTDMELLTLIDDIQASKKGEVFAVDLHADLREGLSSLDDASLKFEFTDSNKVPCEFTASPAEISDDRIWVLFPDVIYREQKREHFRIEAPLGTRVCFEKNGETYRLNVSDISMGGLLVTVRIRERHQEILSVRERLRDIEIVFPLDRVQIRESVVVRQEERAPNHTVHFGLQFKAIDGNEKRALKAILYNLQREFLARRAGTV is encoded by the coding sequence ATGACAGGGACAAAAGATCATATCCGGGGTAAGGACATCCTAAATCTGATCGAACAGCTCCAAAGGGAGAGGACCCTCGTCAATATGCGGCTCCGAAGGACCGACATGGAATTGCTAACCCTGATCGACGACATTCAAGCATCAAAAAAGGGGGAGGTATTCGCGGTGGACCTGCATGCGGATTTGAGGGAGGGGCTCAGTTCCTTGGATGATGCATCTCTGAAATTCGAGTTCACGGATTCCAACAAGGTCCCCTGCGAATTCACTGCATCGCCGGCCGAGATATCGGACGACCGGATCTGGGTCCTGTTTCCAGACGTCATCTATCGGGAACAGAAGCGTGAACACTTCCGGATTGAGGCCCCCCTCGGCACCAGGGTCTGTTTCGAGAAAAACGGAGAAACGTATCGGTTGAATGTGAGCGACATCAGCATGGGCGGCCTCCTTGTGACAGTTCGAATCAGAGAGAGGCATCAGGAGATTCTGAGTGTTCGGGAAAGACTGCGGGACATAGAAATCGTTTTTCCATTAGATCGCGTCCAGATCCGAGAATCCGTGGTGGTAAGGCAGGAGGAACGCGCTCCAAATCATACCGTCCATTTCGGACTCCAGTTCAAGGCCATAGACGGAAACGAAAAGCGTGCACTGAAGGCAATCCTATACAACCTCCAAAGGGAGTTCCTTGCAAGGAGGGCCGGAACGGTATGA